Sequence from the Aphelocoma coerulescens isolate FSJ_1873_10779 unplaced genomic scaffold, UR_Acoe_1.0 HiC_scaffold_204, whole genome shotgun sequence genome:
ACCCCctcaattttgggggaaaaaggtgaatttggggggggaaaatcccccaaatttatCAATTCTGGGGGAGTTGCTGGGGATTTTGGTGGAAATTGCAGTTTCGGGGGAGTTTTCCTtcaattttggggaaaaaaatctcaatgTTAGGGGAAAACCTctcaattttgggggaaaacccctcaattttgggggaaaatcctcaattttgggggaaagctctcaattttgggaggaaaatcGTCAACTTTGGGGGAAAACCCTCAATTTTTGGGAAAAAGTCCTCAATTTTGGGGGACAATCctcaattttgggggaaaacacgtctattttgggggaaaaccctCAATTTTGGGGGAAGAAGGTgaattttagggggaaaaaccccaaatttatcAATTCTGTGGGAGTTGCTGGGGATTTTGGTGGAAATTGCAGTTTCGGGGGAGTTTTCCTTCAATTTTGGGGAATATCcttaattttgggggaaaacttctCCATGTCAGGGAAAAACCTCAATTTTGGGGGAagaaggtgaattttggggaaaaaatcctcaattttgggggaaaaagcctcaattttggggagaaacgttcgattttgggggaaaaacctCCATTTAGTGCGGAAAAAACctcaattttgggggaaaactcCACGGTTTGGGTTCTAAAACAGTtttctggggaggaaaaaaagggtttttagGAGAAATCGTAATTTTGGGGATCAAAGCGAAAACTTGGGGGGTGAAAGACGCAAATTTAGGGAAAACGTGAGAAAAAAATGATCATTTTGAGACAAAAGCCCCCATTTTGTGACAAAACTGCctcaattttggggtgaaaccgcaggattttggggctgggattttggggatcttttcccctcccccagcaTGGGGTGGGCGTGGTTTAAAAGGCCCCGCCCACCCTCCCCTTGGCCCCGCCCACAGGAGCAGGAATGTTTCCAGGAGGAGCTGCGCCGGGCCCAGCGGAAACTCCTGAAAGTTTCCAGGGACAAAAGGTACCAAAATCGCCCGgattgaccccaaaaatccctttctttttcattcagacattaaaacctcccaaaaagccccaaaatgccccaaaattccccaaaattccccatttttcctctcaGTTTCCTCCTGGATCGGCTCCTCCAGTATGAGAACGTCGACGATGATTCCTCAGGTgccttttggggctgggggaggggtcagagGTCAAGGGCAGAGCGGGatcggcccctcccccacccctctgacccctcccccctttcAGACTCGGAGGCGACGGCGTCGTCCGACAACAGCGACGGGGACGGGGCCAAGGGGGCGGAGCCGGCGCCCGCCAAGAGGTGAGGGAAGGGTTAAGGGGAGCCAAGATGGCGGCCGGGGGTGGGCGTGGCTCCAATGTGGCCACTCCCCTTTGTGGGCGTGGCTTAAACCCATGAGCAGGTGCTACAAAATGGCTGTTGGGAGTGGGCGTGGCTCCATTTGGCCACTCCCCTTTGTGGGCGTGGCTTCAATTTCTGACCAGTGGTCCAAAAATGGCTGTCCCATGTGAGGGCGCCACTTCAAAATGGCCACCGGAAGTAGGCGTGGCTACATGTGGCCGCTCCCCTTTGTGGGCGTGGCCTAAACCTCTGAGCACCGGGCCCAAAATGGCCGCCCCACGTGAGGACGCTGCTTCAAAATGGCTGCCAAAAGTGGGCGTGGCTTCAACCTAGCCACTCCCCTTTGTGGGCGTGGCCTAAATCCTGGGACAGCGGATCCAAAATGGCCGCCCCACGAGGGCGCCCCTTCAAAATGGCCGCTGGAAGTGGGCGTGGTTCCAAAGTGGCTCCCTCCCCTTTGTGGGCGTGGCCTAaaccctggagcagcagctccaaaaTGGCTGCCTTACATGAGGGCGTCGCTTCAAAATGGCCGCAAGAAGTAGCAGTGGCTCCTTCAAAAAGGCCACTCCCCTTTTTGGGCATGGCTTAAAGGTGTGAGCAGGTGTTCCAAAATGGCTGCCGAAAGTGGGCGTGGCTCCAATTTGGCCGCTCCCCTTTTTGAGCGTGGCTTAAACCCGCAGTCAGCGGATCCAAAATGGCCGCCCCACGTGAAGGCGCTGCTTCAAAATGGCTGCCAAAAGTGGGCGTGGCTCCAATCTGGCCACTCCCCTTTGTGGGCGTGGCCTGAAGCCTGGAGCAACGGATCCAAAATGGCCGCCCCACGTGAGGGCGCCacttcaaaatggccgccggaAGTGGGTGTGGCTATATTTGACCACACGCCTCTGTGGGTGTGGCTTAAGATGTTGAGCAGTGCTTCTAAAATGGCCGCCCCACGTGAGGGCGCCgcttcaaaatggccgccggaAGTGGGCGTGTCTCCACGTGGCCACTCCCCTTTGTGGGCGTGGCCTAAAGCCTGGAGCAACGGATCCAAAATGGCCGCCCCACGTGAGGGCGCCGCTTCAAAATGGCCACCAGAAGTAGCAGTGGCTCCATGTGGCCACTCCCCTTTTTGGGCATGGCTTAAAGGTGTGAGCAGGTGTTCCAAAATGGCTGCCGAAAGTGGGCGTGGCTCCAATTTGGCTTCTCCCCTTTTTGAGCGTGGCTTAAACCCGCGGTCAGCGGATCCAAAATGGCCGCCCCACGTGAAGGCGCTGCTTCAAAATGGCTGCCAGAAGTGGGCGTGGCTCCAATCTGGCCACTCCCCTTTGTGGGCGTGGCCTGAAGCCTGGAGCAACGGATCCAAAATGGCCGCCCCACGTGAGGGCGCCacttcaaaatggccgccggaAGTGGGTGTGGCTATATTTGACCACACGCCTCTGTGGGTGTGGCTTAAGATGTTGAGCAGTGCTTCTAAAATGGCCGCCCCACGTGAGGGCGCCgcttcaaaatggccgccggaAGTGGGCGTGTCTCCACGTGGCCACTCCCCTTTGTGGGCGTGGCCTAAAGCCTGGAGCAACGGATCCAAAATGGCCGCCCCACGTGAGGGCGCCGCTTCAAAATGGCCGCCAGAAGTAGCAGTGGCTCCATGTGGCCACTCCCCTTTTTGGCATGGCTTAAAGGTGTGAGCAGGTGTTCCAAAATGGCTGCCGAAAGTGGGCGTGGCTCCAATTTGGCCGCTCCCCTTTTTGAGCGTGGCTTAAACCCGCGGTCAGCGGATCCAAAATGGCCGCCCCACGTGAAGGCGCTGCTTCAAAATGGCTGCCAGAAGTGGGCGTGGCTCCAATCTGGCCACTCCCCTTTGTGGGCGTGGCCTAAATCCTGGAACAGCAGATCCAAAATGGCCACCCCACATGAAGGCGCTGCTTCAAAATGGCAGCCAAAAGTGGGCGTGGCTTCAACCTGGCCACTCCCCTTTGTGGGCGTGGCCTAAACCCGCGATCAGTGGATCCAAAATGGCCGCCCCACGTGAGGGCGCTGCTACAAAATGGCCGCCGGAAGTGGGCGTGTCTCCACGTGGCCACTCCCCTTTGTGGGCGTGGCCTAAATCCTGGAACCGCGGATCCAAAATGGCCGCCCCACATGAAGGCGCCgcttcaaaatggccgccggaAGTGGGCGTGGCTCCAGTGCGGCCACCCCGGAAGTGGCGATCCAAGATGGCCGCCCCCATTGTCTCGCGATCCAAGATGGCCGCCGCCGGAAGTGGGCGTGGCCAACGctctcccttcccccccacAGGCGCCGctcgccctcccctccccccctcggCCTTCGGCCCCTCCCCCTACATGGTgagtgcccctcccccaccccttgcagcccctcccccaccccttgaAGCCCCGCCCCTTTTTTCACCCcgaggggggggcggggcttcgCCCGGCTCTNNNNNNNNNNNNNNNNNNNNNNNNNNNNNNNNNNNNNNNNNNNNNNNNNNNNNNNNNNNNNNNNNNNNNNNNNNNNNNNNNNNNNNNNNNNNNNNNNNNNNNNNNNNNNNNNNNNNNNNNNNNNNNNNNNNNNNNNNNNNNNNNNNNNNNNNNNNNNNNNNNNNNNNNNNNNNNNNNNNNNNNNNNNNNNNNNNNNNNNNNNNNNNNNNNNNNNNNNNNNNNNNNNNNNNNNNNNNNNNNNNNNNNNNNNNNNNNNNNNNNNNNNNNNNNNNNNNNNNNNNNNNNNNNNNNNNNNNNNNNNNNNNNNNNNNNNNNNNNNNNNNNNNNNNNNNNNNNNNNNNNNNNNNNNNNNNNNNNNNNNNNNNNNNNNNNNNNNNNNNNNNNNNNNNNNNNNNNNNNNNNNNNNNNNNNNNNNNNNNNNNNNNNNNNNNNNNNNNNNNNNNNNNNNNNNNNNNNNNNNNNNNNNNNNNNNNNNNNNNNNNNNNNNNNNNNNNNNNNNNCGGTCCCGAAACGGTCCCGAAGTGGTGCCAGAAATGGTCCCAAAATGGTCTCAAAATGgtcccaaaatcatcccaaaatggTCCCAGAATATTCCCAAAATGGTCACCAAACAGTCCCAGAACGGTCCCGAAACGGTCCCAAAATGGACCTGAAATGGTCCCAAAACGGTCCCAGAATGTTCCCAAAATGGTCCCAAAAAGGGTCCCAAAGTGGTGCCAGAAATGGTCCCAAAATGTTCCTGAAATCGTCTCTGAATGTTCCCAAAACGGTCCCAAAATGGTCCCGAAATGGTCCCAAAAAGGGTCCCAAAATGGacctgaaatggccccaaaatggtccTGAAAAGGTCCCAAAATGGCCCTGAAATGGTCCCGAAATGGTCCCAGAATGGTCCCGAAATGGTCCCAGCATGGTCCCAGAATGGTCCCAGAATgatcccaaaatggccccagagTGATCCTGAAAGGGTCCCAAAATGGTCCCGAAGTGGTGCCAGAAATGGTCCCAAAATGATCCcaaaatggtcccaaaatgatcccaaaatggtcctgaaacagccccaaaatggtcccaaaatggccccaaaatggtcccaaaatggccccaaaatgttcctgaaatggccccaaaatggccccaaaatggtccCAGAATGGTCCCGAAATGGTCCcagaatggccccaaaatgttcctgaaatggtcccaaaatggccccaaaatggtccCAGAATGGTCCCAAAATGGTCCCAGAATGGTCCCAGAATGGTCCCGAAATGGTCCcagaatggccccaaaatggtccCGAAATGGTCCCAGAATGGTTCCAAAATGGTCCCAGAATGGTCCCAAAATGGTCCCAGAATGGTCCCAGAATGGTCCCGAAATGGTCCCAGAATGGTCCCAGAATGGTCCCAGAATGGTCCCAGAATGGTTCCAAAATGGTCCCGAAAAGGTCCCAAAACGGCCCCGAAGTGGTGccagaaatggccccaaaatgatCCCAAAATGATCCCAAAAATGGTCCTGAAAAGGTCCCGAAATGTTcccaaaattgacccaaaatggcccaaaaatgcTCCCAAAACggtcccaaaatggccccaaaattcTGCTAAAAATTGTAGGGGCTCGGTCAGGGAGAGGGCGGAggtgaaaaaaatgggggaaaaaacggagttttggggtgggaaaaacCAGAGTTTTTGGgggtggaaaatggggaaaaaatggagttttgggaggtggaaaaatgagggggaaatgggggaaaaatggagttttgggggtggaaaatggggggaaaaatggagttttgggggtggaaaaaaatggacttttggggtgggaaatgggggaaaaaaatggaggtTTGGGGGTGGAAAAAACTGAGTTTTggggatgggaaatgggggaaaaaatggagtttttaagggtgggaaaaaatggaggttttggggtgataaatggggaaaaatggagttttgggaggtggaaaaaagggaggttttggggtggaaaaaatgggggaaaaaacggAGCTTtgggggtggaaaaatgggggggaaatgggggaaaaaatggagttttgggggtggaaaaatggggggaaaaaaaagagttttagagatggaaaatgaggggaaaaaatggagttttgggggtggaaAAAACTGAGTTTTggggatgggaaatgggggaaaaaatggagtttttggggatgggaacagggtaaaaaatggggttttggggggtggaaaaatgggggaaaaacagagttttggggatgggaaatgggggaaaaaaatggagttttggggtggaaaaatggggggaaaaatggagtttttggggtggaaaaaacCAGAGGTTTTGGggtaaaaaatggggggaaaaaaggagttttgggggtggaaaaatgagggggaaatgggggaaaaagcggaggttttggggtggaaaaaaatggaggttttggggaaggaaatggggcaaaaaatggagttttgggggtggaaAAAACGGAGTTTAAGGGGTgggaaatgaggggaaaaatggagttttgggggtgggaaatgggggaaaaatggagttttgggggtgagAAAAAAcggagtttttggggtgaaaaatgggagATGGAGTTTTGGGGGACGGAAaatgaggggagaaaatggagTTTTGGAGGTGGGAAAAAACTGAgttttgggagaaaaaatggggaaaaaatggagttttgggggtggaaaaaaatggagtttttggggtaaaaaatgggggaaaaatggacttttgggggtggaaaaatggagttttggggagggaaatgggggggaaaaaaacggaGTTTTGGgagtgggaaaatggggaaaaaaccggagttttggggtaaaaaatggggtgggaatgggggagctGTGAGGGGAACGGCAGCAAAATGAGGCGAAAaatgatcccaaaaatcccgaaatgatcccaaaaaccccccaaaaatggatcCCCGGGCACCAAAACCCATTCCCGGATGCCCAAAATATCGCCCCAAAAATtattccaaaaaaccccaaatccctcggggctcccccagaccccaaatctcctttcaacccccccccccccccccccccaaattcctctccggaatcccaaattccccctcccaaccccaaaattcaccttcaAATCTCCTCcggaacccccaaatctccccgaaatccccccaaaatttcccccaaattcacgcaggaccccaaaaccccctcaaatccccccaaaacctcctcgaatcccacccaaatcccctcaaacacccccaaaaatcccccccaaaatccccaacccCCCTCCGTTACCCATCGAGTCCCAGCTCACCCCAGCGCCCCCCCCCGAGCGCCTCAatcccccctcaaacccccccaaaccccctcgaatcgcccctaaatcccccaaacccccctcagaATTtgccaaaatctcccccaaaaccgccccaaaaaacCGCGTTACCATCGAGGCCCAAATCGCGCAGGGCCCCCCTGAGCGCCTCCAAGGCCTCGCGGCGGTTCCGGCACTTCCCGAGCAGCCGCTTGTAGTTAGGGCGCCCCCCAGCGGCCCGGAGGTATCGCTTCAACCGCGCCACCGCCGGCGGGTcctgagggggcggggcttgggtcaaagggggcggggcttggggtcaaagggggcggggcttgaggAGGCCACGCCCACATGGGCGGGGGGAGGAGCTCCGCGGGGTTTTGCACCGAAATCCGCgcgaattcccccaaaatccgcccgaATTCCGcgcaaatccccccaaaatccgcgaATCTCCCccaaagtccacaaatctccccaaaattccgcccaaatccccccaaaatccgcgcGAATTCCGCccgaatcccccccaaaatccgcgaatctccccaaaattccgtccaaatcctccaaat
This genomic interval carries:
- the LOC138101139 gene encoding LOW QUALITY PROTEIN: INO80 complex subunit E-like (The sequence of the model RefSeq protein was modified relative to this genomic sequence to represent the inferred CDS: deleted 1 base in 1 codon); the protein is MNGAGEGDGGGYKRRCRALKRRLKLLLYEQECFQEELRRAQRKLLKVSRDKSFLLDRLLQYENVDDDSSDSEATASSDNSDGDGAKGAEPAPAKRRRSPSPPPSAFGPSPYMVSAPPPPLNIPKMVTKQSQNGPETVPKWT